ctctctctctctcatcagaaAGCAATGCCCAAACCGCTGTCCTCGGAAAAAAGCTTTTGCTAATGCTACCCACAGTGCCAAACAGGAAGAAACAGTGACTTCCTTTGTGGCTGTGGTTGATTAGGAAAGAAGAATATAGAGCGAAATAGACATTCTTTCTGCAATAAATCATTGCTAGAACCCAATTCATCAAAGAAAAGACCACAACTAACATCACCGTATTCTTTTGTATGTGTGCAGAAAAAGAGTACACACCGCACTCTACTACTTGTAATCACTCCTACAACACTATCATTGGCCGTCATAAGTCTACCCACCATAAAACAACATTTCCAGGAAAAAACAAAGAACATAGACAAATAATGCACTATGTCTAGCAACCATCCCACAGCTACAATTGAAATGACAATCTTCCAACCTCATACTGATCCAACTACAAAATCCAACGAAACTATAAAACATACACGCAAACGGAAAGATCAATGTGCAAAGATTTATTACTGCATCTACACCAAATTAAGCAAGAGCAAAAGATCAGCTTCAAAGCCATGCACAGCTCATACGCTTGGAAATTAATAACCGTAAACATGATATACACTCAATGAACCACATAAAATTGTCTGTTAAACATAGATAACAACGACTAGTACGCCAACCTTTTAAAGAGTCCTCCACACACAGACCTTCACAATATAACTAGCAAGAACTCTTAGTACTGCAAACTAAATACCGGACTAATTAAACACCGATAATGGTATCATACCCCCGCCTGAATGAGCCTCCGCGGCGGCCATGATCACCTGGTGGtctccgccggcctccgccgccggCATCACCAGAGGAGCATGGAGGTGAAGCGGGTGCCCGCCGCTCAGCGAATTCAAGTCGGCCGCCGGCCGACTGTGGGTGATGGCGGGAGCCGTCGCTGGAGCCGGCATCTGCGAACCGTGACCCTGCTGCGGCGGAGAGGTtcgctttcttttcttcttctcgtaGGCGATCCCCCTTGCCTTGGCCTGGCTGTCCCTGACCTCCCTGAGGTAGAGCCGGACGGCACGGGCACCGAAGGGGTTGGCCTCCGGCTGGCCGCCGTTCTCCTCGAAGGCGGCGCGGAGGCGGCCGATGAGGGCGTCGAGGCTGCCCCAAGCCTGCCGGAGGGGGCACGGGCACGGCGCCGGGGGGTGGGGGTGCCGAAGAACGGGCATCCGACGGCGTGCACCTTGGTCTTGCCAAACTGGTCCAGGTAGCGGAGGAACTCGAGGACGTGGGCGCCGCTGCACCGGGAGAGCGTAAGCGGGGGGCGGTGGTTCCGGAGGTACTGGCCGAAGGTGTTCCAGTCCCGGCGCTTCTGGGACTCATACCGGCTCAGGCGCAGCCCGCCGTCGGGGGCGGAGGAATTGGCCGAGCTCTCCGTCTTGGAGCTCGCTCCGGTCGACAACATGATTTTCAGTTAAATAGAATACTGATCGTAGCTGCTGTtgctgatgatgatgatgatggaggCTTCTGCTAACAATTCGGTAATCTATGTCTTTTGCTTTTGGGGTCGGTCACTCTGATCAATGAGAACTGATAACTACTTTTCGGTGCAACCTAGCAAAAGCAAAATTGAATTTATTTATTTCGTTATAATAAGACTGAGATCAGACTACCAGTTcctgagcaaaaaaaaaaaaaagggtttcagctcaaatttgaagaaataaataatatgtaggAAGAAAAATTTTCAG
The sequence above is a segment of the Elaeis guineensis isolate ETL-2024a chromosome 7, EG11, whole genome shotgun sequence genome. Coding sequences within it:
- the LOC105049054 gene encoding LOW QUALITY PROTEIN: protein G1-like1 (The sequence of the model RefSeq protein was modified relative to this genomic sequence to represent the inferred CDS: inserted 1 base in 1 codon) is translated as MLSTGASSKTESSANSSAPDGGLRLSRYESQKRRDWNTFGQYLRNHRPPLTLSRCSGAHVLEFLRYLDQFGKTKVHAVGCPFFGXPHPPAPCPCPLRQAWGSLDALIGRLRAAFEENGGQPEANPFGARAVRLYLREVRDSQAKARGIAYEKKKRKRTSPPQQGHGSQMPAPATAPAITHSRPAADLNSLSGGHPLHLHAPLVMPAAEAGGDHQVIMAAAEAHSGGGMIPLSVFN